In Natronogracilivirga saccharolytica, the DNA window CCCTTACTTTTTCACGTGATAATTCGGGAAGCTCTACGCCCCCGAAAGGTGCGAAGCGCTGCTGAATGGAATCCGCCAGGTGTTCTGGCCGTTCGGATTCTGCGGCAAGAGAGGAACTGAGAATGGAACGCGCCTCCTCCTCCATAGAGCGGTCATGCCGCGCAGCCTGAATCCGCAAGCGGGCTTTCAGGTTTTTATCAAGATTCCGGATGGTTATGCTTGTCATTTCTGTTTGCCCAAA includes these proteins:
- a CDS encoding FitA-like ribbon-helix-helix domain-containing protein gives rise to the protein MTSITIRNLDKNLKARLRIQAARHDRSMEEEARSILSSSLAAESERPEHLADSIQQRFAPFGGVELPELSREKVRDPVNFDE